A window of Hymenobacter aerilatus contains these coding sequences:
- a CDS encoding M2 family metallopeptidase, whose product MKKTYLPLLTAALLTACAPTAKTPAVATDSAASATPAPLTAAPVSWQQQAQEFLTAYTAEYQKLYTQSSEAEWRSNTHIVPGDTTNAAATARANERMAAFAGSTANINRLRELLTHKQDLTPIQVKQLETALYNAANSPQTAAEVVKRRIKAETEQTEKLYGFDYKYQGKSVTTNDLDELLRKEKNPQKRQQIWEASKAIGPTLKPGLLSLRDLRNQTVQALGYPDYFTYQASDYGMSREETMALVHKINQELRPLYRELHTYARYELAKQYGAKQVPDYLPASWLPNRWGQDWSSMVEVKGLNLDPVLAKKGAEWQVQQAERFYQSLGFQALPPVFWEKSSLYPLPKGANYKKNNHASAWHMNLEQDVRSLMSVEANTEWYETTHHELGHIYYYLTYTNPEVPPLLRQGANRAYHEAMGSLMGLAARQKPFLAGLGLIDPKVKTNDMQALLKEALGSVVFIPFASGVMSEWENSFYADNLPADQLNAKWWALSKQYQGIEPPTSRGENYLDPATKTHINDDPAQYYDYALSYVILFQLHDHIAKQILHQDPHTTNYYGSKEVGAFLADIMRPGSSKDWRLVLKEKTGEDLSARAMVEYFQPLMAYLKEQNKGRKYTM is encoded by the coding sequence ATGAAGAAAACCTATCTACCTCTGCTTACGGCGGCTCTCCTTACCGCCTGCGCCCCTACCGCCAAAACACCCGCCGTTGCAACCGATTCGGCTGCATCGGCCACGCCTGCGCCGCTAACCGCCGCGCCCGTCAGCTGGCAGCAGCAGGCCCAAGAGTTCCTGACGGCCTACACCGCCGAGTACCAAAAGCTCTACACGCAGTCCTCGGAAGCGGAGTGGCGCTCGAACACCCACATCGTGCCCGGCGATACCACCAATGCTGCCGCGACGGCCCGAGCCAACGAGCGTATGGCTGCTTTTGCGGGCAGCACCGCAAATATCAACCGGCTGCGCGAGTTGCTGACGCACAAGCAGGACCTCACGCCTATTCAGGTGAAGCAGTTGGAAACGGCCCTCTACAACGCCGCCAACTCGCCCCAAACCGCCGCCGAGGTAGTAAAGCGCCGCATTAAGGCCGAAACCGAGCAGACTGAGAAGCTTTATGGTTTCGACTACAAATACCAGGGCAAGTCGGTGACGACGAACGACCTGGACGAGCTGTTGCGCAAGGAGAAGAACCCGCAGAAGCGCCAGCAGATTTGGGAAGCCAGCAAGGCCATCGGCCCTACCCTAAAACCCGGCCTGCTCAGCCTGCGCGACCTGCGCAACCAAACCGTGCAGGCCCTCGGCTACCCCGACTACTTCACCTACCAAGCCTCCGACTACGGCATGAGTCGGGAGGAAACGATGGCGTTGGTGCACAAAATCAACCAAGAACTGCGCCCGCTCTACCGCGAGCTGCACACCTACGCCCGCTACGAGCTAGCCAAGCAATACGGCGCAAAGCAGGTACCCGACTACCTACCCGCCTCCTGGCTGCCCAACCGCTGGGGCCAGGACTGGAGCAGCATGGTAGAGGTGAAAGGCCTGAACCTGGACCCCGTGTTGGCCAAGAAAGGCGCCGAGTGGCAGGTGCAACAGGCCGAGCGCTTCTACCAGAGCCTAGGCTTTCAGGCCCTACCACCGGTGTTCTGGGAGAAATCGAGCCTCTACCCTCTACCCAAAGGCGCCAACTATAAGAAGAACAACCACGCCTCGGCCTGGCACATGAACCTGGAGCAGGACGTGCGTAGCCTAATGAGCGTGGAAGCCAACACCGAGTGGTACGAAACCACCCACCACGAGCTGGGCCACATCTACTACTACCTCACCTACACCAACCCCGAGGTGCCACCGCTACTGCGCCAGGGTGCCAACCGTGCCTACCACGAGGCCATGGGCAGCCTGATGGGCCTGGCCGCCCGCCAGAAGCCCTTCCTGGCTGGCTTGGGACTAATTGACCCCAAAGTGAAAACCAACGACATGCAGGCGCTCTTGAAAGAAGCCCTGGGCTCGGTGGTGTTTATTCCGTTTGCCTCGGGCGTGATGAGCGAGTGGGAAAACAGCTTCTACGCTGATAACCTGCCCGCCGACCAGCTCAACGCCAAGTGGTGGGCGCTCAGCAAACAGTACCAGGGCATTGAGCCGCCTACCTCCCGCGGCGAGAACTACCTCGACCCTGCCACCAAAACCCACATCAACGACGACCCCGCGCAGTATTACGACTATGCCCTGTCGTACGTCATCCTATTTCAGCTGCACGACCACATTGCCAAGCAGATTCTGCACCAGGACCCGCACACCACCAACTACTACGGCAGCAAGGAGGTAGGCGCCTTCCTGGCCGATATCATGCGCCCTGGCTCCAGCAAAGACTGGCGCTTGGTACTGAAGGAAAAAACCGGTGAGGACCTCTCCGCCCGCGCCATGGTGGAGTATTTCCAGCCGCTGATGGCCTACCTGAAAGAGCAGAACAAGGGTAGGAAATACACAATGTAG
- a CDS encoding GNAT family N-acetyltransferase yields the protein MPHPLDNPIWNALCTGTAHLAMGNEQARYVQKEAGAFAGLREYSASAFADLHNLTPTGTATVLFTAGEVAIPADWKLLVQKDLLQLVYEHPTPPAFDSTGIVPLQPPHILAMLALTAHTNPGPFLQRTIEFGEYHGIFEGDELVAMAGERLQPLPYTELSAVCTHPAHLGKGYAARLLQHQMHRIMAAGRVPFLHVLPENTRARAVYERLGFQTRRQLQIYVLEKLVG from the coding sequence ATGCCACATCCTCTCGACAACCCAATCTGGAACGCCTTATGCACCGGCACGGCACACCTCGCCATGGGCAACGAGCAAGCGCGCTACGTGCAGAAAGAAGCCGGGGCGTTTGCGGGCCTGCGCGAGTATTCCGCCAGCGCCTTTGCCGATTTGCACAACCTTACCCCAACCGGTACGGCTACCGTACTATTCACAGCCGGTGAGGTAGCCATTCCGGCCGACTGGAAGTTACTGGTGCAGAAGGATTTGCTGCAACTCGTCTACGAGCACCCTACCCCGCCGGCTTTTGATAGCACTGGTATAGTACCCTTGCAGCCGCCGCATATTCTTGCTATGCTAGCCCTCACGGCACACACGAACCCCGGCCCGTTCTTACAGCGCACCATTGAGTTTGGCGAGTACCACGGCATTTTTGAGGGCGATGAGCTGGTGGCTATGGCAGGTGAACGGCTGCAACCCCTACCCTACACCGAGTTGAGCGCCGTATGCACCCACCCGGCCCATCTCGGCAAGGGCTATGCTGCCCGCCTGCTGCAACACCAGATGCATCGCATCATGGCCGCGGGGAGGGTGCCCTTTTTGCACGTGCTCCCCGAAAACACCCGCGCCCGCGCCGTGTATGAGCGCCTGGGCTTTCAAACCCGCCGCCAACTGCAGATTTACGTGCTCGAAAAGCTGGTAGGGTAG
- a CDS encoding sterol desaturase family protein: MFFSAAAAGVGSHYLSNLVLLTVRYLVFAGVAYVFFWVWRREKWHHRRIQPKFPERKHIDTEIKYSMLTCLIFAMVGAGIFVAKQHGYTLIYNKISDYGWLYMGFSLLVAIVAHDTYFYWTHRFMHIPAVFRHVHRVHHLSHNPSPWASFSFHPLEAVIEACIVPLLVFVLPLHPLTLGVFMMYQMGMNVLGHLGYEPYPQHFLRSRWGRLHNTSTHHNMHHQLVKCNYGLYFNWWDRLMGTNHAKYPERFEKAAGQK, from the coding sequence ATGTTTTTCTCTGCCGCAGCTGCCGGTGTTGGCAGCCATTACCTATCTAATCTGGTATTGCTGACTGTGCGTTACCTCGTGTTTGCGGGCGTGGCCTACGTATTTTTTTGGGTGTGGCGCCGCGAAAAGTGGCATCACCGCCGCATTCAGCCCAAATTTCCTGAGCGCAAGCACATCGATACGGAAATCAAATACTCGATGCTCACCTGCCTAATTTTTGCTATGGTAGGCGCGGGCATCTTCGTAGCGAAACAGCATGGCTACACGCTCATCTACAACAAGATAAGCGACTATGGCTGGCTCTACATGGGCTTCAGCCTGCTGGTAGCCATTGTAGCGCACGATACCTATTTCTATTGGACGCACCGCTTTATGCATATTCCGGCGGTGTTTCGACACGTGCACCGGGTGCATCACCTCTCGCACAATCCGTCGCCATGGGCGTCATTTTCGTTTCACCCACTAGAAGCCGTGATTGAGGCGTGTATTGTGCCGTTGCTGGTATTTGTTCTGCCCCTTCACCCGCTCACGCTGGGCGTTTTCATGATGTACCAGATGGGTATGAACGTGCTGGGCCACCTGGGCTACGAGCCCTACCCCCAACATTTTTTGCGCAGTCGTTGGGGCCGTCTGCACAACACCAGCACCCACCACAACATGCACCATCAGCTGGTGAAGTGTAATTACGGCCTCTACTTTAACTGGTGGGACCGGCTCATGGGCACCAACCACGCTAAGTACCCCGAGCGCTTCGAAAAAGCGGCGGGGCAGAAGTGA
- a CDS encoding zinc-dependent peptidase, protein MNYVLFAAFVALVVFFFYRYATRDARTRATALAQEFPDDWRQILTERVAFYLSLTKDDKHRFERRIQVFLAQTSIRGIQTEVDDTTRLLVAASAVIPVFGFPEWEYGNLGEVLIVPDAWQSPDDPNKEIKPLAGTLLGSVRGFQGAHYMHLSKASLEQGFADTIDKQNVGIHEFAHMLDQADGVIDGVPSVALPPELLQPWAEVMHREIEAIRAGNSEINDYAATNEAEFFAVVTEYFFEKPEKLQEHHPELYQLLMRAFRQNPKKRFLRLATDPREWIRSLRSRHKKFGRNSPCPCGSGKKYKDCHLQQVQQAA, encoded by the coding sequence ATGAACTATGTACTCTTCGCGGCCTTTGTGGCCTTGGTTGTTTTCTTTTTCTACCGATACGCCACCCGCGATGCGCGCACCCGCGCTACCGCCCTGGCCCAAGAGTTTCCCGACGATTGGCGCCAGATTCTCACTGAGCGCGTAGCCTTCTATCTCTCCCTGACCAAGGACGACAAGCACCGCTTCGAGCGCCGAATCCAGGTTTTTCTGGCCCAAACCAGCATCCGCGGCATCCAGACGGAAGTAGACGACACCACACGCCTACTGGTGGCGGCCTCGGCTGTTATTCCGGTGTTTGGCTTTCCGGAGTGGGAGTATGGCAACTTAGGCGAAGTGCTGATTGTGCCCGATGCCTGGCAAAGCCCCGACGACCCCAACAAGGAAATCAAACCGCTGGCCGGTACGCTGCTGGGCTCCGTGCGGGGCTTTCAGGGCGCGCACTATATGCACCTCTCGAAAGCCTCCTTGGAACAGGGCTTCGCCGATACCATCGACAAGCAAAACGTGGGCATTCACGAGTTTGCGCACATGCTCGACCAGGCCGACGGCGTGATTGATGGCGTGCCCAGTGTGGCCCTACCCCCCGAGTTGCTACAACCCTGGGCTGAGGTGATGCACCGCGAAATAGAGGCCATTCGGGCAGGCAATTCCGAAATCAATGACTACGCTGCCACCAACGAGGCCGAGTTCTTTGCCGTCGTGACGGAATACTTCTTCGAGAAGCCCGAGAAGCTGCAGGAGCACCACCCCGAGCTGTACCAACTGCTGATGCGAGCGTTTCGGCAGAACCCCAAAAAGCGCTTCCTGCGCCTCGCCACCGACCCGCGCGAGTGGATTCGGAGCCTGCGCAGCCGCCACAAAAAGTTCGGCCGCAACTCGCCCTGCCCCTGCGGCAGCGGCAAGAAGTACAAGGACTGTCATTTGCAGCAGGTGCAGCAGGCGGCGTAA
- a CDS encoding low molecular weight protein tyrosine phosphatase family protein, which yields MPAPTPSPRQLLFICSQNRWRSLTAERLFDHHPHYQARSAGTEPGARVRVTAGHLGWADVVFVMEKKHTDILRQKFAAELAGKQIINLRIPDKFQFLDAVLQDLLRERLAEHLPSFTTGSSQ from the coding sequence ATGCCTGCTCCTACCCCATCACCGCGTCAGCTTTTGTTTATCTGCAGCCAAAACCGCTGGCGCAGCCTCACGGCCGAACGGCTGTTCGACCATCATCCTCACTACCAGGCTCGCTCGGCCGGCACCGAGCCGGGCGCCAGAGTACGCGTTACGGCTGGGCATTTGGGCTGGGCCGATGTGGTGTTTGTGATGGAGAAAAAGCACACCGACATCTTGCGGCAAAAGTTTGCCGCAGAGCTGGCCGGCAAGCAAATCATCAACCTACGCATCCCCGACAAATTTCAGTTTCTGGATGCCGTGCTTCAGGATTTACTTCGCGAGCGACTGGCAGAGCATCTACCTAGTTTCACAACTGGTTCTAGTCAGTAG
- a CDS encoding sensor histidine kinase, whose product MEETSSPDLSAGNNARVAYQRLQQQAAAPGLNLAQTQALLAEALAQQAALWQENQELHAAQQELAASTARLQAAEAVAHIGSYELDLASGAFHFSAGLFRLLNEEPGSFTPSLAWLDARSHPDDVLAVQRTLEQAIAHKQPYQYTRRIRWPNGQWRLLKSHGRVVCNAAGAAVRLEGVVEDHTGQQQATQALQASEEQFRLFVTVSSDMVYKMSPDWHQMYFLVGKEFLTDTLSSSASWLHTYIPVEEQAQVQAVIDQAIQTKSLFEHEHPVIQADGSVGWVHSRAVPVLDAHGHLVEWVGAASDITTRKQAEQEALHLKDEVAQYAEDKYRTLFNTIDEGFCLVELLYDAQGTAVDYRFLEVNQAFERQTGVRDVLGKIRSEIPIKSETYWLETYAQVVRTGQPMRYENYHADTARWYEGYVARMGGAGSRQVCSVFSDVTTRKQAEATLQERAKRKSFLLQLSDVLSPLADAVAIQAAATLVAQQFFQADRCYYGEIIHGKCLIRRDARHAGLPSVAGEYDLDQLPLFSATLRAGQPIVVEDVQTTPLVDESLRQLCIQLQVISFINVPVIKNDQPVGVLCVVHSTPRHWTPLEINLVQETSERAWAAVERARIEEQLFTLNRQLEQLVAERTHELRESRDLLQSVFDTSLLAVSVLHAVRNEAGEIQDFRIAIVNKELVRAIGRTDLVGKLYAQEYPGIRQTGLFDLLVQAVETGQPQGMEYYYGHEGFDHWFSCQFVKMDDGVVATNLDITERKLAEQELLKNLRLLEQSEQVAQLGSWMLELATGELRWSAGMYRLFHLEPGTPVRPTVYLNYATAADRPVAERVVQALTTTPTDFEEILRLQVGHEERTMHLKAVLVRDVTGQPVRLLGVDLDISRVQRLEADNLQLRLQQQKALFEAVQAAQEAERKRIAEGLHNGVGQLLYATKLSLDYLKGSAAGNTASLPPAQREANRLLSEAIRQTRVLSHELVPMVLEEFGLPAALQDLCQKIPDPQLRFVCRVQLDPTLPPLPASLQLALYRMAQEMVQNIVKHAHGATEASLELEGTPGFVLLRAEDNGPGFATNALQYNGLGLRSIRDRVSLLGGTLAIGSNAGAYVRLRVPVPTAA is encoded by the coding sequence ATGGAAGAAACATCCTCACCAGATCTATCAGCCGGCAACAACGCCAGAGTAGCCTACCAGCGCCTGCAGCAGCAAGCCGCGGCGCCCGGCCTCAACCTTGCCCAAACCCAGGCGCTGCTAGCTGAGGCGCTAGCCCAGCAGGCCGCTTTGTGGCAGGAAAACCAGGAGTTGCACGCAGCCCAGCAGGAATTGGCTGCCAGCACAGCCCGGCTGCAAGCGGCCGAGGCAGTGGCGCACATTGGCAGCTACGAGCTAGACCTAGCCAGCGGCGCCTTTCACTTTTCGGCGGGCCTGTTTCGCTTGCTCAATGAGGAGCCCGGTTCGTTTACGCCTTCGCTGGCGTGGCTTGATGCTCGCTCCCACCCCGATGACGTGCTGGCCGTGCAACGCACCCTCGAGCAGGCCATTGCGCACAAGCAGCCCTACCAATATACCCGCCGTATCCGGTGGCCCAATGGGCAGTGGCGTCTGCTAAAATCGCACGGCCGGGTGGTGTGCAACGCAGCTGGCGCGGCCGTGCGGCTGGAAGGCGTAGTAGAAGACCATACTGGGCAGCAGCAAGCAACGCAGGCACTACAGGCCTCTGAAGAGCAATTTCGCCTGTTTGTAACGGTCAGCTCCGACATGGTATACAAGATGAGCCCCGACTGGCACCAGATGTATTTTTTGGTGGGCAAAGAGTTTCTAACGGATACGCTTTCCTCCTCGGCTTCCTGGCTGCACACGTATATTCCGGTAGAAGAGCAGGCCCAGGTGCAGGCTGTCATTGACCAGGCCATTCAAACGAAAAGCCTCTTCGAGCACGAGCACCCGGTTATTCAGGCCGATGGTAGCGTTGGCTGGGTGCACTCGCGGGCCGTACCTGTCCTAGATGCCCACGGCCACTTGGTGGAGTGGGTAGGCGCGGCCAGCGACATCACCACCCGCAAGCAAGCCGAACAAGAGGCGCTGCACCTCAAGGATGAAGTAGCGCAGTACGCCGAGGATAAGTACCGCACACTTTTCAATACAATTGATGAAGGCTTCTGCCTAGTTGAGCTGCTCTACGATGCACAGGGCACAGCCGTTGACTACCGTTTTTTGGAAGTGAACCAAGCCTTTGAGCGGCAAACCGGCGTACGCGACGTGCTTGGCAAAATACGCAGCGAAATACCCATTAAATCAGAAACTTACTGGCTGGAAACGTATGCCCAGGTGGTGCGCACGGGGCAGCCTATGCGCTACGAAAACTACCACGCCGACACCGCCCGCTGGTACGAGGGGTACGTCGCGCGCATGGGCGGTGCAGGTAGCCGGCAGGTATGTAGTGTCTTCAGCGATGTGACGACCCGCAAACAGGCCGAAGCCACTTTGCAGGAACGCGCAAAACGCAAATCGTTTTTGCTGCAACTTAGCGACGTCCTCAGCCCATTGGCCGACGCCGTAGCTATCCAGGCGGCGGCGACCCTGGTAGCCCAACAGTTCTTCCAGGCTGATCGGTGCTATTACGGCGAAATAATACACGGAAAATGCCTCATCCGCCGCGATGCGCGACACGCGGGGCTACCTTCCGTAGCGGGTGAATACGACCTGGATCAACTGCCCCTGTTCAGTGCTACCCTGCGTGCTGGCCAGCCCATTGTGGTAGAGGACGTCCAGACTACTCCTCTGGTCGATGAGTCGTTGCGGCAGCTGTGTATACAGCTTCAGGTCATTTCCTTTATCAATGTTCCGGTTATCAAAAACGACCAGCCAGTGGGCGTTCTGTGCGTTGTGCATAGCACTCCTCGGCACTGGACGCCGCTGGAGATAAACTTGGTGCAGGAAACCTCCGAGCGTGCCTGGGCCGCTGTGGAGCGGGCCCGCATTGAAGAGCAACTGTTCACCCTCAACCGGCAGCTGGAGCAGTTGGTGGCCGAGCGCACCCACGAGTTGCGTGAAAGTCGCGACTTGCTGCAATCAGTATTTGATACCAGTTTGCTGGCCGTGTCGGTACTGCACGCCGTGCGCAACGAAGCTGGTGAGATACAGGATTTCCGGATTGCCATCGTCAACAAAGAGCTGGTGCGCGCCATTGGGCGTACCGACCTGGTAGGCAAGCTGTACGCCCAGGAATATCCCGGCATTCGGCAAACGGGGCTGTTTGATCTTCTTGTCCAAGCCGTTGAAACCGGCCAGCCACAGGGCATGGAATACTACTACGGCCACGAGGGCTTCGACCATTGGTTTTCGTGCCAGTTTGTGAAAATGGACGATGGAGTGGTAGCCACCAATCTCGATATCACCGAGCGCAAGCTGGCCGAGCAGGAGCTATTGAAAAACCTGCGGCTCTTGGAGCAGTCGGAGCAGGTGGCCCAGCTAGGCAGCTGGATGCTTGAGCTGGCCACGGGCGAGCTGCGCTGGTCGGCGGGTATGTACCGCCTTTTTCACTTGGAGCCCGGCACGCCAGTGCGGCCTACTGTCTACCTCAACTACGCCACGGCCGCCGACCGTCCCGTAGCTGAGCGCGTCGTGCAGGCCCTCACCACTACCCCCACCGACTTCGAGGAAATCCTGCGCCTACAGGTAGGCCACGAAGAACGCACCATGCACCTAAAAGCCGTTCTCGTACGCGACGTAACCGGCCAGCCCGTGCGCCTGCTGGGCGTAGACCTAGACATCAGCCGGGTGCAGCGCCTAGAAGCTGACAATCTACAGTTGCGCTTACAGCAGCAGAAAGCGCTGTTTGAAGCCGTGCAAGCCGCCCAGGAAGCGGAGCGCAAGCGCATTGCCGAGGGCCTGCACAATGGTGTGGGCCAACTGCTCTACGCCACCAAGCTAAGCCTCGACTACCTAAAAGGCTCGGCTGCAGGCAACACTGCCTCGCTGCCACCGGCCCAACGGGAAGCCAACCGCTTGTTGAGCGAGGCCATCCGCCAAACCCGTGTCTTGTCGCACGAGTTGGTACCCATGGTATTGGAAGAGTTTGGGTTGCCGGCCGCGTTGCAGGACCTGTGTCAGAAAATACCCGATCCGCAGCTGCGTTTTGTGTGCCGGGTACAGCTCGATCCTACCCTTCCGCCGCTACCGGCGTCGTTGCAGCTGGCGCTCTACCGCATGGCGCAGGAGATGGTACAAAACATTGTGAAGCACGCCCATGGCGCTACCGAAGCAAGCCTGGAACTGGAAGGCACGCCGGGCTTTGTGCTGCTGCGGGCCGAGGACAACGGGCCGGGCTTTGCAACCAACGCCCTACAATACAACGGCCTGGGGCTACGCAGTATCCGCGACCGGGTCTCGCTGCTTGGGGGCACGCTGGCTATTGGCTCCAACGCTGGCGCTTACGTACGGCTCCGGGTTCCTGTACCCACCGCTGCCTAA
- a CDS encoding DEAD/DEAH box helicase has translation MTATPAPAPTFADLGLVPVLLQALDELQFAAPTPVQAQVLPLALDGQDVAGQAPTGSGKTAAYGLAVLQQVDVQQDAVQIIVLVPARELALQVRDALKKLGKYLPNLRVAAFYGGHAFREERASLQQAPHVVVATPGRLLDHFERRTIVPNQLKSLVLDEADKLLELGFQDELVEIVKRLPRRRQTLLFSATMSEKVVELIRKNLTRPRVVNAGEDTAELPENLTLLGHVGTAEQKPAALYHLLQRPETGRALVFCNTRERCQELTRFLQGRGIAAETLHGKMPQPERDKALLKLRNGSSQVLVATDVAARGLDVTALDTVIQYDAPDKADSFQHRAGRTARAGAAGTAHLLATPKEQAHVQKWPVAETIKWQPVKASKLPAALPKAPRPENVTLHVSAGKKDKVSAHDLVGAFVNVGGVAREQVGHIEVFDYYSYVAVPRQQAQEVAERLAGAKVKGKKVRVSIVA, from the coding sequence ATGACTGCTACCCCCGCGCCCGCCCCTACCTTTGCCGACCTCGGCCTAGTCCCTGTTCTACTGCAAGCCTTAGATGAGCTGCAGTTTGCGGCCCCTACCCCCGTGCAGGCACAAGTGCTACCCCTGGCCCTCGACGGCCAGGATGTGGCCGGGCAGGCCCCCACCGGCTCGGGCAAAACCGCTGCCTACGGCCTGGCTGTACTTCAACAAGTTGACGTGCAGCAGGATGCGGTGCAGATTATTGTATTGGTGCCCGCCCGCGAGTTGGCCCTGCAAGTACGCGACGCCCTCAAAAAACTCGGAAAATATCTGCCCAACCTGCGCGTGGCGGCGTTCTACGGCGGGCACGCGTTTCGGGAGGAAAGGGCTTCGCTGCAGCAGGCGCCGCACGTGGTGGTGGCCACACCCGGCCGCCTGCTCGACCACTTCGAGCGGCGCACGATTGTACCCAATCAGCTGAAATCATTGGTACTGGATGAGGCGGATAAATTGTTGGAGTTGGGCTTTCAGGATGAGTTGGTAGAGATTGTGAAGCGCCTACCCCGGCGCCGGCAAACACTGCTGTTCTCAGCTACCATGTCGGAGAAAGTGGTAGAGCTGATTCGCAAAAACCTGACCCGCCCCCGCGTGGTGAATGCCGGCGAAGACACCGCCGAGCTGCCCGAAAATCTGACCCTGCTGGGTCATGTGGGTACTGCCGAGCAAAAGCCTGCTGCCCTCTACCACCTCCTACAACGCCCCGAGACGGGCCGCGCGCTGGTGTTTTGTAACACCCGCGAGCGGTGCCAGGAGCTTACGCGCTTCCTGCAAGGCCGCGGCATCGCGGCCGAAACGCTGCACGGCAAAATGCCCCAGCCCGAGCGCGACAAAGCTCTGCTGAAGCTGCGCAACGGCTCTAGCCAGGTGCTGGTGGCCACCGACGTAGCCGCCCGCGGCCTTGATGTGACAGCCCTCGACACCGTGATTCAGTACGATGCCCCCGACAAAGCCGACAGCTTCCAGCACCGCGCTGGCCGCACGGCACGAGCGGGTGCTGCGGGTACCGCCCATCTGTTGGCTACCCCCAAGGAGCAAGCACATGTGCAGAAGTGGCCCGTAGCCGAAACCATCAAATGGCAGCCCGTGAAAGCTAGTAAGCTACCCGCCGCCCTTCCCAAAGCCCCTCGCCCCGAGAACGTGACCCTGCACGTATCAGCCGGCAAGAAGGACAAGGTAAGCGCCCACGACTTGGTAGGCGCTTTCGTGAATGTGGGCGGCGTGGCCCGCGAGCAAGTTGGCCACATCGAGGTGTTTGATTATTACAGCTACGTGGCCGTGCCGCGCCAACAGGCCCAGGAAGTAGCCGAGCGCTTAGCCGGTGCCAAGGTGAAGGGGAAGAAAGTGCGCGTATCGATAGTGGCGTAG
- a CDS encoding NAD(P)/FAD-dependent oxidoreductase produces MVTPETLSLNIPATKKPRVVIIGSGFGGVNLAKNLAGHEFQVVMFSKLNYFGFWPLLYQVATARLEPETIAEPIRKLFDKDYPDFHFRPVRVTNVDPAAKTVTTLVGELSYDYLVIATGTRTNYFGNDQVKQFAFPLKQVSDAVSLRSQLLQAFEQANMTSDPAIREQLLNVVVVGAGPTGVEMAGSIAEMRAHVLPEDYPGLDFSQMHIYLVEGLDRVLPPMSPVSSAHTHEDLEELGVIVKTNTLVENYDGQVVRLKNGEEIRARTLIWAAGVTGATVEGMPKETLERGRYVVNLFNQVQGYSDVFAIGDIALMRSEKWPNGHPGVAQPAIQQGVHLAKNLHRLRRNEKLEPFSYFDKGSLAITGRNRAVADLPGDKHLSGFMAWAAWLFVHIFYLIGFRSKLVVMANWVYRFFTYQSGTRVIISPFVRKDDVKTQEFMQRQQME; encoded by the coding sequence ATGGTCACTCCCGAAACACTTTCCCTAAATATCCCGGCCACCAAAAAGCCCCGCGTTGTCATCATCGGCAGCGGGTTTGGGGGCGTCAACCTAGCTAAAAATCTGGCTGGCCACGAGTTCCAGGTGGTCATGTTCAGCAAGCTGAATTACTTCGGTTTCTGGCCGTTGCTCTACCAAGTAGCGACGGCCCGCTTGGAGCCGGAAACCATTGCCGAGCCCATCCGCAAGCTGTTCGATAAAGACTACCCCGACTTTCACTTTCGCCCGGTGCGCGTCACCAACGTAGACCCGGCTGCCAAAACCGTGACGACGCTGGTAGGCGAGTTGAGCTACGATTACCTGGTTATTGCCACCGGCACGCGCACCAACTACTTCGGCAACGACCAGGTGAAGCAATTCGCTTTCCCGCTCAAGCAGGTGTCGGATGCTGTGAGCCTGCGTAGCCAGCTGTTGCAGGCGTTTGAGCAGGCCAACATGACCAGCGACCCTGCCATACGCGAGCAGCTGCTGAACGTAGTGGTAGTAGGCGCTGGCCCTACGGGCGTAGAAATGGCCGGTTCTATTGCCGAGATGCGCGCCCACGTGCTGCCCGAAGACTACCCTGGCCTAGATTTCAGCCAGATGCACATTTATTTGGTGGAAGGCCTCGACCGCGTGCTGCCGCCCATGTCGCCCGTGTCCAGTGCCCACACCCACGAGGATCTGGAAGAGTTGGGTGTCATTGTGAAAACCAACACGCTGGTAGAAAACTACGACGGGCAGGTAGTGAGGCTGAAAAACGGGGAGGAAATCCGGGCGCGGACGCTGATTTGGGCTGCTGGCGTGACGGGGGCAACCGTAGAGGGCATGCCTAAAGAAACGCTGGAACGCGGCCGTTACGTAGTCAATCTCTTCAACCAGGTGCAGGGCTACTCCGATGTGTTTGCCATCGGCGACATTGCCCTGATGCGGAGCGAGAAATGGCCCAACGGTCACCCCGGCGTGGCGCAGCCCGCTATTCAGCAAGGCGTGCACCTGGCCAAAAACCTGCACCGCCTGCGCCGGAACGAGAAGCTGGAGCCGTTTTCCTACTTCGATAAAGGCTCCCTGGCCATCACCGGCCGCAACCGCGCCGTGGCCGATCTACCCGGCGACAAGCACCTGAGCGGCTTTATGGCCTGGGCTGCGTGGCTGTTCGTGCACATCTTCTACCTCATCGGTTTCCGCAGCAAACTGGTGGTGATGGCCAACTGGGTGTATCGCTTCTTTACTTACCAGAGCGGCACCCGCGTAATTATCAGCCCCTTCGTGCGAAAGGATGATGTGAAAACGCAAGAATTCATGCAGCGTCAACAGATGGAGTAG